From Aegilops tauschii subsp. strangulata cultivar AL8/78 chromosome 5, Aet v6.0, whole genome shotgun sequence:
CAAACTTGACTTGCTGTGCATGCTGATCCATCTGTTTGGCAATGGGCATCCACCACAGCTCATCCCTCAAATTGTAGGGTAGGTTAATAACCCTAGCCCAAATATGCAGCCTATCAAACTTCACCTCATCCGGCCTCATGCACTCATCAAACTCTGCCAATATGACAGCATGCTTGTTGATATGCCATGGTGAACCGCCCCAAACTCGATCTCGATCTCGTTGATTCTCAAATTCCGCTACAAACAGGTTCAGGCCCGTAGAACGGAACTGCAGCCCTCGTGGATTGCCCCACGCCGGGCGGAGTGCGTTGGTGATGGTCTGGATATGAATAGGATTTCGATGCAGAACTTTACCAGCCACCAGCCACTTCGCCGGAACCCCCTAGGTCCGATCATCAAGCACAAGCGGAGTCGCCTCTTCCTCAGATATGTCAAGCTTTCCCAAAGCTTCCTCCAGCTTCTTCCTCATGTCGCTACCCGTCTGAGAACCGTCCCCCGCTGCAGCGCAGGAGGCAGCCATCGCCGGTGCACCAGCCGTCAGTCTCTCCTCGCGCCGGCGACGAATCTCCGGCCGGACGTCGAGTTCCACGTCAAAACCCTAGATCGCCTCGGCCGCCGCCAGAGGGTTTAAGGTTTCGGGGGAAAAAACTTTGTATGTATTCTAACGATTGCTTGTTGCACGCGTCAATGTCTCAGAGGCCACGTCAGCTGCCAGAGTGTCGTATTTAGCCCCGTTGATCTGGACCAAATCTAAACCTAAGTTTGTGGAGCAGATTGAACATTATGATACTTTATGGAAACATTTTTAGCGCGAGCCACAACACTCGTACaatcgtaaaataaataaatatctaTGAGCAATTATAAGACCACAATATGTCTATAAAATGGCACACAATCCTGTTATctgtctttttttttctttcttatcTAATGTTATTAGTCTTATATTCTTCTTTTTTTCCACTTGCAAGGATagttacatagtactccctccgttccaaaatataagtctttttagacatttcaaatggagtacaacatacggatgtatgtagacatattttagagtgtaaattcatttattttgcttcatatgtagtcacctattggaatctctagaaagacttatattttggaacggaggaagtatatcTCTTATAGACAGCTCAATGTGCTAGCATCAAAAAGTCTAGACTAGGGATAATCCACATGCCACCAAGTAAACTACCTTGCTCGAAGTATCCTACCGACCTGATCCTCTTGAAGTCACCCCTGGCACCATCGTTCTTACCGTCGTCTACCTTGTAGTACATCTGGTCAGCGATGCCATTTGAGATTGTCAAGAATACCAGATCACTAGGGACAACATCGTTTCGACCAAAACGACGATGGTGCGAGTAGTAGATGCAATTTCTCTCCACCCCTCCGGGCATGTTTGCTGGCACGTGAACCGCCTGCTTAGAGAATCTCTTCCCCAAAAACAAGGCATGGTCACACAAGCTTGTCACCTCCAGCCCCTTGTGCTTGCAACGTGCCTCCGATCCGCCGGTGCAGATGCCAATGAGTTTGAACACCTTGAAGAAAGGACCGACGTTTGGCAACCATTTGTGGATTGATGCCATCACAAGCTCGCCTTGCAGATCTAAGATGTAACTCATCCCACCATCGTCGGTGTAGTCGATCCATTGCACATCCACCTGACGTTCAGCGACGATCGCCTTGTGCACAACCAATTCCGCACAGCGCGACGCCGCAATCACTTGTCGGGCGGCAAGGATGCAACTGTTTGAGGTTGGCGGCTCGGAGAATACAACTTTCCTTTCCATGACCATGTCGGTGCCATGGTGCTGGCTCTTACAGACGACCGTGGCCAGCCTTACCTGGGCGCCGGAGAAGATGTTTGTGATCCTGAGCGAGCCCAGCCAGGACGAGACGACCCAGCCGCCGTCGTGCCCGCCGACGAGCAGCCTCCTAAACCGCTTGCTCATGAGCCGCAGTTCCATGACGGTGCCGTCCTCGGGGCAGTAGAGGCGCTTTACCCCGTTATCTTGGTGCGGCGATAGGAGTAGCCACGGGAGCGCCGCGACGGGTGGTGCCCCGTGCGCCGCGGTCCGCCACGCCCGACAAACGGCGGCGAAACGTGCACGGCCGCGTGGGGAGGCGGTCATGGTGTAGATGACGATGAGGAGATCGTGTGGGAGGGTGGACGACCAGCACCGCTGCGGCGTCATGGCTGGGGCGCCTGTGCGTGCAAGCTTCGTTTCTTGTTCGTCGCCGGCGTCGGCGGCCATCCGCGTGGACATCGTTGACGTAAGGTACCCGATACCTCTCCCGATTCCAGGTAGCAAAAGAGTCGTAACAAACTTTGGGCACGAATCGTATCGCCACCAAAGTTAATTAATAATGCCATAGATTACTTCCCGTTTTCCTTATGAAAACATCTAATCTAAAGATTGAACGATCGGGTGGTACATTACGATTACGTACGTGCATGGGATTCGATCAGATTATCCTAGATATAGCTGCATATATCATTTTCTGTTGCAGAAATGACCATCACATATACATTAACCAAAGAGAATATATACATCCCTTGATTTCCCGAACATCCAAAGGGTTCAAGACTAAAACGATCATATTTGTTTTGACCAAAAGCCTTAGGTATAAATATCATGTCCCAAATCTTTGGTTTGCTTGCATTCGAAAAAGTGGCAATAAATTTTTTTTTGGGTAGGACGAGCAAAGTCAAATGCATATGTGAAAATGAAATGAACACGTGACCGTAGTGTTACAGTACACGGAATATTTTCAATAGAAAGTGGTAATCACCTGGTTTGCTTGTCCAGTGCATGATTGGTTGCACAACTTGAAAACTGATATCACCTGGTCACGAAACTTGTAAATACTAAGGCCTcttttggttcataggataggattaTCATAGGAATAGGAATCTTGTAGAAAATGAGATGGCATGTATCTCAAATCTTATGAGTAGGAATAGGAAacgagatgtcatttggttgacacCAAGGAaattttccattgagtctaggcttatttttattttcctatgaaatgtGGAGGATAGGAACCAATCCTATGTAGGAATAGGAATCCATTCCTATGAAGCAAagggctctaaaggaaaaaatcctataagaATCCTGTCCTCTAAAATTCCTATGAAATTCCTTcaaaccaaaggaggcctaagCATTAGGTCGAATTGTGGTGACGTGCcgtgtttttttttttgcaacaaaCACCCCGTAccttctcctctttttctttttttatattACCTTCATTCGTTGTAGCTGATACCCACGCAAGTTGTTATTATTTGGAAACACAAATCAAACGCAGACTCTCCATCAGAGATGATGCTGAGGCACATTGTGGGTGATGATTTCCTTGACTGGCAATATATATGTTTTCCAGTTCGGACTTCGGGTGGTCTTCTTTTCAACTATGCGCAGAGAGGCTTGACTCCCGTGTCGCTCTCGCGGGCGGCTCGGGAGAAACCCcagccgccgccgacagccaccctcgcctcccccctcctcctcccgccgccgccggagggcgTCCCTGGGCAAAGCCctcggcgccggcggcggcgaggacggcTCTCGCTCCTCTTCTCCAGGCGTGGCGGCGCGGGACGCTGGCCGGCGACGGGGACTCGCGGGCGGGCGCGGGTGGTCGGGGGCGCGCACCGGCAATGGTCGCGCAGTGCGCCGGCGCGAGCGGCGCGGAGGCGTGGGCAGCTGGGTCTCCAAGGATCCCACGCCGCTCTACCCAGGGGAGCTCCAGATCCAGCTCCCTTCGGACGGCGGCCCGTTTCCCTTGGCCGGCGGACCCCGCGGCCGCGACTGGGGGCTGGTGGCGTAGGCGGGTGTGGTTGTCAGCGCAGCGTGGTGGAGCAAGCCGTGGCGGTGACCCTGGTGACTGCCATGCCTGGTCTGGGTGCCTCTCTTCGCCCAGATCTGGACCCCTCTGGGGCGGTGGCTCGAACGGCTGGTGCACTCCATGGTTGCGGCTGGGGGGTCGGTGGTGGCTGCTGTCGGCGGGGTAGGCGTGTGGTGGTGTGGTGTTGTGGCCGGCGGTGAGGGGTTGGGTGCAGGTGGCAGCCGAGACAGAACCAACTCTGTCTATGCAGGTGCTCGAGGTGAGCGGCAGTGTTTGCGGATGACTCTTGCTGGACCAAGCGGGGACGCTCGCCGTGGACTGGCAGGAGAGGGGAAGGTCTAGTGCGACCGGGCTGGGATGCTTCGGGCGAAAGCCTATCGTCGACCTCGTCGGCAACGATGATGACGACGTCTCCTGGCGCCGTGTCCCTTCGTGAAGGCATCATTGGAGAGCTACCGTTGCCGGCTATTTCTTTGTGCTTCGGGCGAAAGTCTCAGATCCTTCTCTGGATCGGACGACGACGACATCTTCAACGTTGTTTCCCCCTTGGGGGCGTCGTTTCAGGAGCCAGGGATCCGCGGTTGGTCGTCTGATGTCTGGGCTGGAGTGTTGGTCCAGGTTGCTGATTTGTAGGGCGGTGGCGGTGGAGGTGCTCTGTGCCGGCGACCAGTACCTTGGTCATCCTATGCTGATGGTTGACCTCTCTTTTTGGGGCTTGTGGCGGCGGTGAGGTCTCGGTGTTCGGCACCCTTCGATGGCTTTTGAGGTTTGGTGGCCTGCGGAGTGCTATGGTTCTCTCTATTTGTGATGGTGACCGTGGTGTGGCTCAGAGGAGGTGTAGGGCTATCTCCGCAGAAAATTGCCCTTCAGCACGGTCTGTGGCTTTCTCTGCCGCGACGTTCCTAGGCATCAGGATGCTCTTTGATGGTGGCTACGATCTCCTAGCTCTTCAAGGTGCTGAGATCGCATGGTAGGAGGCAACTTCTTCTCTACGTATTCTCGGTGGCGGATGTCGTTTCGACGGATCCAACAAAGCTAGTTCCTGCTCTTCTCGGTCCACTGGTGGTGATGGATGCTAAGTTCTTGGTGTTGGCTGCTTGTCGTAGCTTGCTTCtagttctttttctgttgttcCTTATTCCATCTTCTATTCTGTTGTTCTTGGTTCCTTCTCCTATATGTCGGGTGATATCTGTTGTAACCGTTGTGTtgtatcactagtagaaaactgggctttggtcacagggcaatattcacattagtcccggttcagtcacgaaccgggactaatgtgagcattggtcccagttcgtgcggccaggggcctgccgggcctcgtgggggcattggtcccggttcgtccggaccctttggtcccggttggtgggacaaaccgggaccaatgggccacgctcctggcccaccaccctttagtcccggttcataccacaaaccgggactaaagggctggtcctagttgcggccagtgtttagtcccacttcgccaaccgaagggcgctcacaccagtttataatcccgtccctctctgccttgttgagctcctctcaaagtgaaaatagatgcccttatacagggaatttgacctaaattcacagtaaatttctttgaatttcatagaaatttattatgaatttaggttgaattttctctataggcgcatctatgttcatttttttatagtaaataaaaataaataaaccttaacaaaataaaataaaataaactatagtaactaaaataaataaaccttaataaattaaataaaaatagcagcagtaaaataaataaaaatagcagtagtaaaataaataaaaataaaataattaaagtaaaatacataagtaattagaaataaaataaataagtttttgttgtaagtagaaacaaaacaaaacaaataaagcaaaagagaaaacaaaaaacagagaaaaaaattatgccacctactgggccaccacggcctgaatacgacttgaaacccatccgtgggccaggattcaggcccgcagaaggcccagtaggccccacaggcaaagagaacggttaggcccgaaagcctgcagttgagaggagctcgagagggtgggcgcagcagcgcttataaaccactctcgagccctctccactagcgaggtgggactaaacttttgacgtgg
This genomic window contains:
- the LOC141023167 gene encoding uncharacterized protein; its protein translation is MSTRMAADAGDEQETKLARTGAPAMTPQRCWSSTLPHDLLIVIYTMTASPRGRARFAAVCRAWRTAAHGAPPVAALPWLLLSPHQDNGVKRLYCPEDGTVMELRLMSKRFRRLLVGGHDGGWVVSSWLGSLRITNIFSGAQVRLATVVCKSQHHGTDMVMERKVVFSEPPTSNSCILAARQVIAASRCAELVVHKAIVAERQVDVQWIDYTDDGGMSYILDLQGELVMASIHKWLPNVGPFFKVFKLIGICTGGSEARCKHKGLEVTSLCDHALFLGKRFSKQAVHVPANMPGGVERNCIYYSHHRRFGRNDVVPSDLVFLTISNGIADQMYYKVDDGKNDGARGDFKRIRSVGYFEQGSLLGGMWIIPSLDFLMLAH